In Tursiops truncatus isolate mTurTru1 chromosome 19, mTurTru1.mat.Y, whole genome shotgun sequence, a genomic segment contains:
- the PSMD7 gene encoding 26S proteasome non-ATPase regulatory subunit 7, whose product MPELAVQKVVVHPLVLLSVVDHFNRIGKVGNQKRVVGVLLGSWQKKVLDVSNSFAVPFDEDDKDDSVWFLDHDYLENMYGMFKKVNARERIVGWYHTGPKLHKNDIAINELMKRYCPNSVLVIIDVKPKDLGLPTEAYISVEEVHDDGTPTSKTFEHVTSEIGAEEAEEVGVEHLLRDIKDTTVGTLSQRITNQVHGLKGLNSKLLDIRSYLEKVATGKLPINHQIIYQLQDVFNLLPDVSLQEFVKAFYLKTNDQMVVVYLASLIRSVVALHNLINNKIANRDAEKKEGQEKEDSKKDRKDDKEKDKEKSDVKKEEKKEKK is encoded by the exons AATAGGCAAGGTTGGAAACCAGAAGCGTGTTGTTGGTGTGCTTTTGGGGTCGTGGCAAAAGAAAGTTCTCGATGTATCCAACAGTTTTGcag tcCCTTTTGATGAAGACGACAAAGATGATTCTGTCTGGTTTTTAGACCACGATTATTTGGAAAACATGTATGGAATGTTTAAGAAGGTCAATG CCAGAGAAAGAATAGTTGGGTGGTACCACACAGGCCCTAAACTACACAAGAATGACATCGCCATCAATGAACTCATGAAAAGATACTGCCCTAACTCA GTATTGGTCATCATTGATGTAAAACCAAAGGACTTGGGACTGCCCACAGAAGCATATATTTCGGTGGAAGAAGTTCATGAT GATGGAACTCCAACCTCAAAAACATTTGAGCACGTGACCAGTGAAATTGGAGCAGAGGAAGCTGAGGAAGTCGGAGTTGAACACTTGTTACG AGACATCAAAGACACTACAGTGGGCACCCTTTCCCAGCGGATCACAAACCAGGTTCATGGTTTGAAGGGACTCAATTCCAAGCTTCTGGATATCAGGAGCTACCTGGAGAAAGTGGCCACAGGCAAGCTGCCCATCAACCATCAGATCATCTACCAGCTGCAGGACGTCTTCAACCTGCTGCCAGATGTCAGCCTGCAGGAGTTTGTCAAGGCCTTTTACCTGAAGACCAATGACCAGATGGTGGTAGTGTATTTGGCCTCGCTGATCCGTTCCGTGGTCGCCTTGCACAACCTCATCAACAACAAGATCGCCAACCGGGAcgcagagaagaaagaagggcaggaaaaagaagacagcaaaaaggatagaaaagatgacaaagagaaagataaggaaaagagtgatgtaaagaaagaagagaaaaaggagaaaaaataa